One genomic region from Streptomyces sp. NBC_00582 encodes:
- a CDS encoding STM4012 family radical SAM protein, giving the protein MTTARLTSPYQHYVYAYPHKTAYRGLDDRPSLARLWASEPKDALSLYLHIPFCEVRCGFCNLFTRIGAPDGLTGAYLDALDRQATAVRDALGDTEEVRFATAAFGGGTPTFLTAAELERLCDIAEHRMGADLRAVPLSVEASPATATADRLAVLAERGTTRLSLGVQSFVESEARAAVRPQRRADVETALTRIRDARIPVLNIDLIYGIDGQTEASWLHSLDAALAWRPEELYLYPLYVRPLTGLDRRAGTGPDPAWDEQRLTLYRAGRDHLLAHGYTQQSMRMFRRADAPPQGADDYACQTDGMIGLGCGARSYTAGLHYSFDYAVGMHEIRGIIDDYVGTADFAHAEVGHPMTPDESRRRHLLQSLLQAEGLRVADYRARFGSDPTEDFGPQLARFADRGWLTDDSGLVRLTAEGLAHSDAIGPELFSPAVRAAMAAYERK; this is encoded by the coding sequence ATGACCACCGCCCGGCTGACCAGCCCCTACCAGCACTACGTCTACGCCTACCCGCACAAGACGGCCTACCGCGGACTCGACGACCGGCCCTCGCTCGCGCGTCTGTGGGCGTCCGAACCCAAGGACGCGCTCTCCCTCTATCTCCACATACCGTTCTGCGAGGTCCGCTGCGGCTTCTGCAACCTCTTCACCCGCATCGGCGCCCCTGACGGTCTGACCGGCGCCTACCTGGACGCCCTGGACCGTCAGGCGACCGCCGTACGGGACGCCCTCGGGGACACCGAGGAGGTCCGGTTCGCCACGGCCGCCTTCGGCGGCGGCACGCCCACCTTCCTCACCGCCGCCGAGCTGGAGCGGCTCTGCGACATCGCCGAGCACCGCATGGGCGCCGATCTGCGCGCGGTCCCGCTGTCCGTGGAGGCCTCACCCGCCACGGCCACCGCCGACCGGCTCGCCGTCCTGGCCGAGCGCGGCACCACCCGGCTCAGCCTGGGCGTCCAGAGCTTCGTCGAGTCCGAGGCCCGGGCCGCCGTACGCCCGCAGCGCCGCGCCGACGTCGAGACCGCCCTCACCCGTATCCGCGACGCGCGCATCCCGGTCCTCAACATCGACCTCATCTACGGCATCGACGGCCAGACCGAGGCGAGCTGGCTGCACTCCCTGGACGCGGCCCTCGCCTGGCGCCCCGAGGAGCTCTACCTCTACCCGCTCTACGTCCGCCCCCTCACGGGCCTCGACCGCCGCGCCGGCACCGGCCCGGACCCGGCCTGGGACGAGCAGCGGCTGACCCTGTACCGGGCCGGCCGCGACCATCTCCTCGCGCACGGCTACACCCAGCAGTCCATGCGGATGTTCCGCCGCGCCGACGCCCCGCCCCAGGGCGCCGACGACTACGCCTGCCAGACAGACGGCATGATCGGCCTGGGCTGCGGAGCCCGCTCCTACACCGCGGGACTGCACTACTCCTTCGACTACGCGGTCGGCATGCACGAGATCCGCGGCATCATCGACGACTACGTGGGCACGGCCGACTTCGCCCACGCCGAGGTCGGCCACCCCATGACCCCCGACGAGTCCCGCCGCCGTCACCTCCTGCAGTCCCTGCTGCAGGCCGAGGGCCTCCGGGTCGCGGACTACCGCGCCCGCTTCGGCAGCGATCCCACCGAGGACTTCGGACCGCAGCTCGCCCGGTTCGCCGACCGGGGCTGGCTGACGGACGACTCCGGGCTCGTGCGGCTCACCGCCGAGGGCCTCGCCCACTCCGACGCCATCGGCCCCGAGCTGTTCTCCCCGGCCGTACGCGCCGCGATGGCCGCCTACGAGCGGAAGTGA
- a CDS encoding STM4011 family radical SAM protein — protein sequence MDLTLLYRGPLASCDYDCPYCPFAKRRDSTAQLRADRAALARFAAWATAQTDDRLSLLFTPWGEGLVRSWYRRTLTELSHLPHIRRVAVQTNLSCRTDWLADADPETLALWCTYHPGQTPYDRFLTKCRDLADRGVRFSVGVVGLPGHLNAARRLRADLPAHVYLWINAAEGHTYTDPEAEDWTALDPLFPYSRHPHRSAGLPCRTGESVISVDGEGTVRRCHFVRAELGNLYDGSYRSALRPRPCPLAVCDCHIGYVHLETLPLYDVFAGGVLERIPAAERPDGVILPS from the coding sequence ATGGACCTGACCCTCCTCTACCGGGGCCCGCTCGCCTCCTGCGACTACGACTGCCCCTACTGCCCGTTCGCCAAGCGCCGCGACTCCACCGCCCAACTGCGCGCCGACCGCGCCGCGTTGGCACGCTTCGCGGCCTGGGCCACCGCACAGACGGACGACCGGCTCTCCCTCCTGTTCACCCCGTGGGGCGAGGGCCTGGTCCGCTCCTGGTACCGGCGCACCCTCACCGAGCTGTCCCACCTCCCGCACATCCGCCGCGTCGCCGTCCAGACCAACCTCAGCTGCCGCACGGACTGGCTCGCCGACGCCGACCCGGAGACGCTGGCCCTGTGGTGCACGTACCACCCGGGCCAGACCCCGTACGACCGCTTCCTCACCAAGTGCCGCGACCTCGCCGACCGGGGCGTCCGCTTCAGCGTCGGAGTCGTCGGCCTGCCCGGACACCTGAACGCGGCGCGCCGACTGCGCGCCGACCTGCCCGCGCACGTCTACCTGTGGATCAACGCGGCCGAGGGCCACACCTACACCGACCCCGAGGCCGAGGACTGGACCGCCCTCGACCCGCTCTTCCCCTACAGCCGCCACCCGCACCGCAGCGCCGGACTGCCCTGCCGCACCGGTGAGTCGGTGATCTCGGTCGACGGCGAGGGCACGGTCCGCCGCTGCCACTTCGTGCGCGCGGAACTCGGCAACCTCTACGACGGCTCCTACCGCTCCGCCCTGCGCCCCCGCCCCTGCCCGCTCGCCGTCTGCGACTGTCACATCGGCTACGTCCACCTGGAGACCCTGCCCCTGTACGACGTCTTCGCCGGAGGCGTCCTGGAACGCATCCCGGCGGCCGAGCGGCCCGACGGGGTCATACTGCCGTCATGA